A single Paenibacillus kribbensis DNA region contains:
- a CDS encoding STAS domain-containing protein has product MNTNKNEKFNAITETRDGVNIVYLSGELDLSVAPDFRLVMEPLVEESGQDLIINLRDLKYIDSTGIGILLSILKARHGMESRFTVQEVPPQIQKLFDLTGIAKFFVPQENSQ; this is encoded by the coding sequence ATGAATACAAATAAAAATGAGAAGTTCAATGCAATTACAGAAACGAGAGATGGTGTAAATATCGTTTATCTGAGTGGAGAATTGGATCTTTCGGTGGCACCTGACTTTCGCCTGGTGATGGAGCCTCTGGTAGAGGAATCCGGCCAGGATTTGATTATTAATTTGAGAGACCTTAAATACATTGACAGCACGGGCATTGGTATTTTGTTATCCATTTTAAAAGCAAGACACGGGATGGAGTCCCGGTTTACCGTTCAGGAGGTTCCGCCTCAAATTCAAAAGCTGTTCGATCTGACCGGTATTGCCAAATTCTTTGTCCCCCAGGAGAATTCCCAATAG
- a CDS encoding DUF6483 family protein, with translation MLRKDYLLSMMEELTSAVATVLGLRRENKHIEALKQLDDLLNKQFRLRSDLLRRLPPEQIIELFRLGPGIEADKLQQVARILEEEAVIYLETDRTDEGIRILMKSLHLYLYSDSNGAARELQTLPERIACIVNLVREYELPPETSRLLAAYYEREDRLDEAADVWFGLAWEQPELLSEAKSFYSELLDKTNAELERGGISRQEVTEGLAEITQLHERK, from the coding sequence TTGCTTAGAAAAGATTATTTGCTCAGTATGATGGAAGAATTGACATCCGCAGTAGCAACGGTGCTCGGTTTAAGGCGTGAAAATAAACACATCGAAGCGCTGAAGCAACTAGATGACCTGCTCAACAAGCAGTTTCGTCTTCGTTCAGATTTGCTCAGACGATTGCCACCGGAGCAGATAATTGAGCTTTTCCGATTGGGCCCTGGAATTGAAGCGGATAAGCTGCAGCAGGTGGCTCGTATTTTGGAAGAAGAAGCCGTGATTTACCTGGAAACCGACAGAACAGACGAGGGAATACGGATCTTGATGAAATCACTTCATCTATATTTGTACAGCGATTCGAACGGCGCAGCTCGTGAACTACAGACTCTGCCTGAACGGATTGCGTGTATCGTAAATCTGGTGCGCGAATATGAGCTACCCCCTGAAACCAGCAGGCTGTTGGCTGCTTATTATGAGCGTGAGGACAGGCTGGATGAAGCTGCCGATGTTTGGTTCGGACTGGCATGGGAGCAGCCAGAGCTGCTGTCGGAAGCAAAGTCATTTTATAGCGAATTACTGGATAAGACCAATGCGGAGCTGGAGCGGGGTGGAATTTCACGCCAGGAAGTCACCGAGGGTTTGGCCGAGATCACCCAATTACATGAAAGAAAGTGA
- a CDS encoding sigma-70 family RNA polymerase sigma factor — protein sequence MNEKVTPPESMDEAVGLIWEYQQTKDNEIATVLIRKYEPMVKMAAGKISRNRPDLYEDLYQTGQMALIRLLQQYDISLGIPFEPYAMKSMLGHMKNYLRDKSWYIQVPRRIKEKGALVQHAIDELTVKLERSPNVSEIAEYLDLTVEETIEVLAGRECYHYVSLDSPLSQEESAATLGELISSEANDYDTVEKRMDLQQALSQLKEQEQKVLLLAFQDGQSQRAIAQTLGVSQMSVSRIQKRATEKLKQIMSNSSIL from the coding sequence ATGAATGAAAAGGTAACTCCCCCGGAGTCGATGGATGAAGCCGTTGGTCTAATCTGGGAGTACCAGCAAACGAAAGATAACGAGATTGCTACCGTGTTGATCCGCAAGTATGAACCGATGGTTAAGATGGCTGCCGGGAAGATCTCCCGTAACCGCCCGGACTTATACGAGGATTTATATCAGACCGGTCAGATGGCCTTGATCCGTCTGCTTCAGCAATACGATATCAGTCTGGGTATTCCCTTTGAACCGTATGCAATGAAAAGTATGCTCGGACATATGAAAAATTATTTGCGCGACAAATCATGGTACATTCAGGTTCCCCGCCGCATTAAGGAAAAGGGAGCGCTTGTTCAGCATGCCATTGACGAGCTGACTGTTAAACTGGAACGTTCGCCGAATGTGAGCGAGATTGCGGAATATTTGGATCTGACTGTGGAAGAAACGATCGAAGTGCTTGCTGGTCGTGAATGCTACCATTATGTTTCGCTAGATTCGCCTTTATCCCAGGAAGAAAGTGCAGCAACGTTAGGTGAGCTTATTAGCTCGGAGGCCAACGATTATGATACGGTTGAAAAACGGATGGATTTGCAGCAGGCTTTAAGCCAACTGAAAGAGCAGGAACAGAAGGTGCTCCTCCTCGCATTTCAGGATGGACAATCTCAACGTGCGATTGCGCAGACGCTGGGCGTATCGCAGATGAGTGTTTCCCGTATCCAGAAGCGGGCAACAGAAAAGCTGAAGCAGATTATGTCTAATTCCTCTATTTTATGA
- a CDS encoding DedA family protein, with protein MDYISGIINYLFEIIRSLGYFGIMLGLMVEVIPSEIVLAYGGFLVSSGHINFFGAVLFGTIGGVLAQLFIYWIGRYGGRPVLDKYGKYILIKKSHVDHAEAWFNKYGTGVIFTARFIPVVRHAISIPAGLARMNVWRFIILTTLAIIPWSVLFIYLGMLLGDKWEQIDEVAAPYIKPILLVALALLIIYFVIKWVISKNKKGSA; from the coding sequence ATGGACTATATATCTGGCATCATTAATTATTTGTTTGAGATTATTCGCAGTCTTGGATATTTTGGTATTATGCTTGGATTGATGGTTGAGGTCATACCAAGTGAAATTGTTCTCGCATATGGTGGTTTTTTGGTGTCCTCGGGCCATATTAATTTCTTTGGTGCGGTCTTGTTTGGTACCATTGGCGGGGTGCTGGCTCAGCTGTTTATTTATTGGATTGGACGTTATGGCGGCAGACCGGTATTGGATAAGTACGGCAAATACATACTTATCAAAAAAAGTCATGTGGACCACGCCGAGGCTTGGTTCAACAAATACGGCACAGGGGTCATTTTCACAGCTCGTTTTATCCCCGTTGTGCGTCACGCAATCTCAATCCCTGCCGGGCTAGCTCGAATGAACGTATGGCGCTTTATTATTTTGACGACGCTGGCGATTATACCTTGGTCTGTTCTGTTTATTTATTTAGGTATGCTGCTGGGAGACAAATGGGAGCAAATTGATGAAGTGGCTGCACCTTATATCAAACCGATTTTGCTGGTTGCGCTTGCGCTCCTGATCATTTATTTTGTCATCAAATGGGTTATATCCAAAAACAAAAAAGGAAGTGCATAA
- the rsbW gene encoding anti-sigma B factor RsbW encodes MNAQIQKVVLNLPATADFVDIVRLNLYGIAAKMGFSYEEIEDMKVAVSEACNNSVLYAYGHKGGVVEVTFEFDEASLSIRVKDEGESFERVEDPSRISSLHDKELNDAQVGGLGFYLMQALMDDVHILNEAGKGTEVVLIKHLTRSEEKV; translated from the coding sequence ATGAATGCTCAAATTCAAAAAGTAGTTCTTAATTTGCCTGCCACTGCTGACTTTGTTGATATTGTAAGATTAAATTTATACGGTATTGCCGCGAAAATGGGATTCTCTTATGAGGAGATTGAAGACATGAAAGTGGCTGTATCGGAAGCCTGTAATAACTCTGTCCTTTATGCATATGGTCACAAGGGGGGAGTCGTGGAAGTGACATTCGAATTTGACGAAGCTTCGTTGTCTATCCGTGTCAAAGATGAAGGGGAGAGCTTTGAACGGGTGGAGGACCCGTCCCGTATCTCATCCCTGCATGACAAGGAGTTGAATGATGCACAGGTGGGCGGCTTAGGCTTTTATCTCATGCAGGCGCTTATGGATGATGTCCATATCTTGAATGAGGCAGGAAAAGGCACCGAAGTGGTGCTGATCAAGCATCTGACCAGAAGTGAGGAGAAAGTATGA
- a CDS encoding pyridoxamine 5'-phosphate oxidase family protein: MANRFSSILPEYQEFIQRQHVFFVGSAPLSKEGHVNLSPKGYDSLRILSDQRVAYLDLAGSTNETSAHIVENGRVTIMFCAFEGAPSVLKLYGTGAVVLPDTQQWNELYPLFAPLPGARQIIVVDIHMVQNSCGFAVPFMTYTSEREKLKEVAIQMGEEALKKYNYEKSLESIDGLPTAFALNKSNMN; the protein is encoded by the coding sequence ATGGCTAATCGATTCAGCTCGATATTACCGGAATATCAAGAATTTATACAGCGGCAGCACGTTTTCTTTGTAGGATCAGCACCGCTATCCAAGGAGGGGCATGTTAATCTTTCCCCCAAAGGTTATGATTCCTTGCGTATTCTGTCGGATCAAAGGGTAGCCTATCTCGACTTGGCGGGAAGCACCAACGAAACAAGCGCCCACATTGTAGAGAATGGACGGGTAACCATCATGTTTTGTGCATTTGAGGGCGCGCCCAGTGTATTAAAGCTCTACGGAACTGGTGCCGTCGTGCTGCCCGATACCCAGCAATGGAATGAGCTATACCCTCTCTTCGCCCCGCTTCCCGGAGCAAGACAAATCATTGTTGTGGACATTCACATGGTGCAGAATTCATGTGGTTTTGCGGTTCCCTTCATGACATACACGAGCGAACGGGAAAAGCTGAAGGAAGTCGCGATTCAGATGGGTGAAGAAGCCCTTAAAAAGTATAACTATGAGAAAAGTTTGGAGAGTATTGACGGATTGCCGACGGCGTTTGCCTTGAACAAAAGCAATATGAATTAG
- a CDS encoding thioredoxin family protein yields the protein MSRTNVSQYFGKGLSPEQFMEGMEKNKEAFRSGYDQFVWNSEEDREYFESLNHRDDLRVLILAADWCGDVVRNVPVVFRALENSGIPTEVLILENHQELMDDFLTMGGRAVPIVIFADTGGHVLGHWGPRPAHVQQIMIEFKRENPDREADDYQEKIAVARKEMAEKYGEGTESHPVIIQELRELISGF from the coding sequence ATGAGCCGTACTAACGTATCGCAATATTTCGGAAAGGGCTTAAGCCCTGAGCAGTTTATGGAGGGAATGGAAAAGAACAAGGAAGCTTTCCGCTCCGGGTACGATCAGTTTGTGTGGAACAGCGAAGAGGACCGGGAGTATTTTGAAAGCTTGAACCATCGGGATGATCTGCGTGTGCTTATTTTGGCTGCCGACTGGTGTGGCGATGTAGTACGCAACGTGCCGGTTGTATTCCGTGCGCTGGAGAATAGCGGCATTCCAACCGAAGTATTGATTTTGGAAAATCACCAGGAACTGATGGACGACTTCCTGACCATGGGCGGACGTGCAGTGCCGATTGTGATTTTTGCCGATACAGGGGGCCACGTACTTGGTCACTGGGGACCGCGTCCTGCGCATGTCCAACAAATCATGATCGAGTTCAAACGTGAGAATCCGGATCGGGAAGCCGATGATTATCAAGAAAAAATTGCGGTGGCTCGCAAAGAAATGGCCGAAAAATATGGGGAGGGAACCGAGTCTCATCCTGTAATTATTCAGGAATTGCGCGAGCTGATCTCGGGATTTTAA
- a CDS encoding DUF1128 domain-containing protein — protein sequence MDLSVPSHANIEYMIEGIKTKLRMASGAAMQASAFSLEQYEDIHDVYDMVISKPNLSISEVEAIVSELGRLRKPS from the coding sequence ATGGATTTGTCTGTACCGTCTCATGCCAACATTGAGTATATGATTGAAGGTATTAAAACCAAGCTTCGTATGGCGAGTGGAGCTGCTATGCAAGCTTCCGCTTTCTCGCTGGAGCAATATGAGGACATCCATGATGTCTATGATATGGTGATAAGCAAACCCAACCTGAGTATCTCAGAGGTTGAGGCCATCGTCTCTGAGCTGGGCAGATTGCGCAAGCCCTCCTGA
- a CDS encoding PP2C family protein-serine/threonine phosphatase: MRILIVDDNPTNIIIVREILKKENYRDVISASSAAEMLERLGIGDRSTSIRPRPSDIDLVLLDMMMPEMDGIEACSIVQEYEHLKDIPIIMVTAVGDSKKLAEALDVGAVDYVTKPINKVELIARIRSALRLKQEKDWHKDRDQRIQDELKLAAMVQQAVLTPAIQDPMLEVNALYQPSFELAGDLYSWYPLGEGRYAVILLDMMGHGISSSLFCMFIASVLKDTVTTYVEPEKVIQELNRRFNQLDLGKQLVQYYFTAIYMVIDTRSRRIDYVNAGHPPGLLFSQDGSITKFDRACSPVGLFDKIDAEMHTVQYEGTGHIALYTDGLLEAVEGEYEEQIEYLTACLRKHEQWNEEAMLDAFFRKEAPQDRDDDKCLIWISLKEGESFHGAS; encoded by the coding sequence ATGAGAATTCTAATTGTTGACGATAATCCAACCAATATCATTATTGTTCGTGAAATATTAAAAAAGGAAAATTATAGAGATGTAATTTCAGCTAGTTCAGCCGCAGAAATGTTGGAGCGTCTAGGGATTGGTGATCGCAGCACTAGTATTCGACCCCGTCCTTCTGATATTGATCTGGTGCTGCTGGATATGATGATGCCTGAAATGGACGGCATTGAAGCTTGCAGTATTGTGCAGGAGTATGAGCATTTAAAAGATATTCCGATCATCATGGTAACTGCTGTAGGGGATTCCAAAAAGCTGGCCGAAGCACTGGATGTAGGGGCCGTCGATTATGTTACGAAGCCGATTAACAAGGTGGAGCTAATAGCGAGAATTCGATCTGCCTTGCGTCTTAAGCAGGAGAAGGACTGGCATAAGGATCGGGATCAACGGATTCAGGATGAGCTGAAGCTGGCTGCGATGGTACAGCAGGCGGTGCTGACTCCTGCTATTCAAGACCCGATGCTGGAAGTAAATGCGCTATATCAGCCTTCCTTTGAATTGGCGGGAGATTTATATTCATGGTATCCGCTAGGAGAAGGAAGGTATGCTGTCATCTTGCTGGATATGATGGGGCATGGCATTTCATCTTCGCTGTTCTGCATGTTCATTGCATCAGTGCTTAAGGATACCGTGACCACGTATGTGGAGCCTGAGAAGGTCATACAGGAGCTGAATCGCCGTTTTAATCAGCTGGATCTCGGCAAACAGCTGGTACAGTACTATTTTACGGCGATTTATATGGTGATTGATACTCGCTCTCGGCGGATTGACTATGTGAACGCAGGACACCCACCCGGCTTGCTGTTCAGTCAGGACGGCAGCATCACCAAGTTTGACCGGGCCTGTAGTCCGGTAGGGCTGTTCGACAAAATTGATGCGGAAATGCACACGGTTCAGTATGAAGGGACGGGACATATCGCTTTATATACGGATGGCTTGCTGGAGGCTGTAGAGGGCGAATATGAGGAGCAAATCGAGTATTTGACTGCTTGTCTGCGCAAGCATGAGCAATGGAATGAAGAAGCAATGCTGGATGCCTTTTTTCGTAAAGAGGCGCCTCAGGACCGCGATGATGACAAGTGCCTGATCTGGATTTCGTTGAAAGAGGGAGAGAGCTTCCATGGGGCTTCATGA
- a CDS encoding YtxH domain-containing protein: MNNIDNQNTAGNTSSFAKGLLIGGLIGAAAALLFAPKPGRELRSELSDKMTIVSDKTKDVASVVSSKATDLAKTVSTKTADVAKTVSGSKDIILSSVARASADVADEAAKADQEIMDATAQAVKESEKELNATS; encoded by the coding sequence ATGAATAACATCGACAATCAAAATACGGCAGGCAATACTTCAAGCTTTGCAAAGGGTTTATTGATCGGAGGTTTAATTGGTGCTGCGGCAGCCCTGCTGTTCGCACCGAAGCCGGGACGTGAGTTGCGCAGCGAACTGTCTGATAAAATGACGATTGTATCCGATAAAACAAAAGACGTCGCCTCTGTAGTCAGCAGCAAAGCAACGGACTTGGCCAAAACGGTTTCTACCAAAACAGCAGATGTGGCTAAAACGGTATCCGGCAGCAAAGACATCATCTTATCCAGCGTAGCCAGAGCTTCTGCCGACGTTGCTGATGAAGCAGCCAAGGCAGATCAAGAGATTATGGATGCAACAGCCCAGGCAGTCAAGGAGTCGGAGAAGGAATTGAATGCAACATCCTAG
- the gatC gene encoding Asp-tRNA(Asn)/Glu-tRNA(Gln) amidotransferase subunit GatC: protein MNISTEDVRHVARLSRLNLTAAEEETMTGQLNAILHYAEKLNELDTEQVKPTTHVLHVSNVMRDDEVRDSLTQEQVMRNAPEEEDGQFKVPAVLE from the coding sequence ATGAACATTTCCACGGAAGATGTCCGTCACGTAGCCAGGCTGTCCCGGTTGAATCTGACCGCGGCCGAAGAAGAAACGATGACAGGGCAATTGAACGCCATTCTCCATTATGCGGAGAAACTGAATGAGCTGGATACGGAGCAGGTAAAACCGACCACTCATGTGCTGCACGTCAGCAATGTCATGCGTGACGACGAAGTTCGCGACAGTTTGACACAGGAGCAAGTCATGCGCAATGCACCTGAAGAAGAAGACGGACAGTTTAAAGTTCCTGCTGTTTTGGAATAG
- a CDS encoding tetratricopeptide repeat protein, which yields MQLSDSTYSEIITLSKQGEDLVKAGDLEAGKHKYVAALRLLPENHREWEAATWLYVAIGDVHFRMNNYDRAFKCFFNAVQCPKGLGNPYIHLRLGQLYYEQENLEKATDELTRAYMGAGIEIFMEDDPKYLEFLETSIEL from the coding sequence GTGCAACTTTCAGATTCCACCTATTCTGAAATCATCACTCTATCTAAACAAGGCGAAGATTTAGTGAAGGCAGGCGATCTTGAGGCGGGCAAGCATAAATATGTTGCTGCCCTCCGCTTATTGCCGGAAAACCATCGAGAATGGGAGGCCGCTACATGGTTATACGTGGCTATCGGGGATGTTCATTTTCGAATGAATAATTACGATAGGGCATTCAAGTGCTTTTTTAATGCTGTTCAGTGTCCGAAAGGGTTGGGCAACCCCTATATTCATCTTCGGCTAGGGCAGCTATATTATGAACAGGAAAACCTCGAAAAGGCGACAGACGAGCTAACCCGTGCTTATATGGGTGCGGGTATTGAGATTTTTATGGAAGATGACCCAAAGTATCTTGAATTTTTGGAGACAAGCATAGAGCTTTGA
- a CDS encoding class I SAM-dependent methyltransferase: MKESEMYLLDSLRELIYQLTTGGSLITATLSQLRKREDASFTKVHIKPVELKNKLHYQFAFHYSNKVIHENLTPDEANARMTALFEDTFRQGLLCAKDADYQVLISKKYKVSILTKSPSKSKADLSHNRKKQYVLEEGERIPFLIELGIMNEDGKVLARKYDKFRQINRFLEMVQDVLPSLPVGRPLTIVDFGCGKSYLTFALYHYLAVQQKRPLQIVGLDLKADVIETCNLLAQKLQYRQLEFLVGDIADYNELEQVDMVVTLHACDTATDAALEKAVRWGASVILSVPCCQHELFSQLENPVLEPLLSHGILKERFSALATDGIRAKLLDMMGYRTQLLEFIDMEHTPKNILIRAVKGQAGEKSVLWREYTAFRDFIHADPYLERACADLLPEGAGKTQTHR, encoded by the coding sequence ATGAAAGAAAGTGAGATGTACCTTTTGGATTCACTGCGTGAACTTATATACCAATTGACCACAGGAGGCTCTCTTATAACCGCGACGCTAAGTCAGCTTCGCAAACGGGAGGATGCTTCCTTTACTAAAGTACACATCAAGCCTGTGGAATTGAAAAACAAGCTGCATTACCAGTTTGCTTTTCATTACAGCAACAAAGTCATTCATGAAAACCTAACCCCTGACGAAGCCAATGCGCGCATGACCGCCTTGTTTGAGGATACGTTCCGTCAAGGGCTTTTATGCGCCAAGGATGCGGACTATCAGGTGCTGATTAGTAAAAAATATAAAGTTTCCATTTTGACAAAATCACCGAGTAAAAGTAAAGCCGACCTGTCTCATAATCGCAAAAAGCAATACGTGCTGGAGGAAGGGGAACGAATCCCGTTCCTGATTGAGCTGGGGATTATGAATGAGGATGGCAAGGTACTGGCTCGCAAGTACGATAAGTTTCGTCAAATCAATCGTTTTCTCGAAATGGTGCAGGATGTATTGCCCAGCCTCCCCGTAGGCCGCCCATTGACGATTGTGGATTTTGGCTGCGGCAAATCGTATTTGACCTTTGCCTTGTATCACTATTTGGCTGTACAGCAAAAACGACCTTTGCAGATCGTCGGATTGGACTTGAAGGCAGATGTCATTGAAACCTGTAACCTTCTGGCGCAAAAGCTGCAATATCGCCAATTGGAGTTTCTGGTCGGTGATATTGCGGACTATAACGAGCTGGAGCAGGTGGATATGGTCGTTACCTTGCATGCCTGTGATACAGCCACGGACGCTGCGCTGGAAAAGGCTGTGCGCTGGGGAGCGTCCGTCATTTTGTCGGTTCCATGCTGCCAACATGAGCTGTTTAGCCAGCTGGAAAATCCGGTGCTGGAGCCATTGCTTTCTCACGGTATCCTGAAGGAGCGTTTTTCTGCACTGGCAACGGATGGAATCCGGGCCAAGCTCCTGGATATGATGGGATATCGGACACAACTGCTTGAATTTATCGACATGGAGCATACACCTAAAAATATCCTGATTCGTGCCGTCAAAGGCCAAGCGGGAGAGAAGTCTGTTCTATGGCGTGAATACACGGCATTTCGGGATTTTATTCATGCTGATCCTTATTTGGAACGCGCGTGTGCAGATTTGCTTCCTGAAGGAGCAGGGAAGACGCAGACACATCGTTAA
- a CDS encoding alpha/beta fold hydrolase: MKKVLCEGTTICYAEQGKGEPIILLHGFCGSSSYWDEVVPLLSQSYRCIVPDLRGHGRSDAPLGAYTIDQMADDVLKLQEQLDIPQAAWFGHSLGGYLTLSAVQRHAERLTVFGLIHSTAYADTEEGKEKRNKAVSTIQTEGITSFVDGLVPGLFAPDHVESMPGLLLKAKEIGYKTPPQGAVGASLAMRERSDRRDVLSASSLPVLLVAGEQDHAVPPARTFTTDRTGVTQVTIPKVGHMSLFEAPELLADAISSFLEQNL, from the coding sequence ATGAAAAAGGTATTGTGCGAAGGAACGACGATCTGCTATGCCGAACAGGGGAAAGGAGAGCCGATCATTCTGCTGCACGGATTTTGCGGAAGCTCTTCCTATTGGGATGAGGTTGTTCCCTTGCTATCCCAAAGCTATCGGTGTATTGTTCCAGACCTGCGTGGACACGGGCGCAGCGATGCTCCACTCGGAGCCTATACCATTGATCAAATGGCAGATGATGTGCTTAAACTTCAAGAGCAGTTGGACATCCCGCAGGCTGCCTGGTTCGGTCATTCCCTAGGGGGATATTTGACGCTTTCCGCAGTACAGAGACATGCGGAGCGTCTTACAGTCTTTGGGCTGATTCATTCGACTGCTTATGCAGATACGGAGGAAGGCAAAGAAAAGCGGAACAAGGCTGTATCCACCATTCAAACAGAGGGGATTACGAGCTTTGTAGACGGGCTCGTACCTGGGCTGTTTGCTCCAGATCATGTAGAGTCTATGCCCGGACTGTTACTTAAAGCCAAAGAAATTGGCTATAAAACGCCGCCGCAAGGGGCTGTAGGAGCTTCACTAGCTATGCGTGAGCGTTCCGACCGTCGGGATGTACTGTCAGCATCTTCCTTGCCGGTCCTTTTAGTGGCAGGTGAGCAGGATCATGCAGTTCCTCCAGCCCGCACATTTACAACGGATCGCACCGGGGTAACTCAGGTTACTATACCAAAAGTGGGTCACATGAGCCTGTTCGAAGCACCGGAATTATTAGCGGATGCCATCTCGTCATTTTTGGAACAAAATTTGTAG
- a CDS encoding DUF5665 domain-containing protein encodes MQHPSVNEHPFELRHEIKRLNKRLDQIADTLERAEFRDILENYSSTKRRIMSNLTAGIARGLGLTLGTVVILALLAWLLSFLVQLNLPVIGDFIAELLEYIKMSQG; translated from the coding sequence ATGCAACATCCTAGCGTCAATGAGCATCCTTTTGAGCTGAGGCATGAGATTAAGCGGCTTAACAAACGGCTAGATCAAATCGCAGATACGCTGGAAAGAGCAGAATTTCGTGATATTCTAGAGAACTATTCCAGTACTAAACGAAGAATTATGAGTAACCTGACGGCAGGAATTGCACGGGGACTTGGCCTCACGTTGGGGACAGTGGTCATACTCGCCTTGCTCGCGTGGTTGCTTAGCTTCCTGGTACAGCTAAACCTTCCGGTCATCGGAGATTTTATTGCCGAATTGCTGGAATATATTAAAATGAGCCAAGGCTAA
- a CDS encoding MBL fold metallo-hydrolase, whose product MTLSIRSFNLGPLQTNAYLLQGDDPQRAVIIDPGMNPGALLRAIEHLTIEAILLTHAHFDHIGGVEAIRNAKGCPVYLHALEQDWLTSPKLNGSLMWPEASPPISTEPAEYDLAEGQQLNLIGHTFKVLHTPGHSPGSVSFLCGKDLFSGDVLFRQGVGRTDLPGGRERDLYDSIQNKLFLLGDDVTVYSGHGPKTSIGYEKANNPYIR is encoded by the coding sequence ATGACGTTATCCATTCGCAGCTTTAATCTCGGCCCACTCCAAACGAATGCTTATTTGCTTCAAGGGGATGATCCGCAGCGTGCCGTTATTATTGATCCAGGGATGAATCCAGGCGCTTTGCTGAGAGCTATTGAACACCTGACCATTGAGGCGATCTTGCTGACTCACGCCCATTTTGACCATATCGGTGGGGTAGAGGCGATCCGCAATGCCAAAGGATGCCCGGTTTACCTGCACGCCCTGGAGCAAGACTGGCTGACATCTCCCAAGCTGAATGGCTCCCTGATGTGGCCGGAGGCGTCGCCACCGATCTCGACGGAGCCTGCCGAATATGATTTGGCGGAAGGCCAGCAATTGAACCTGATCGGGCATACATTCAAGGTGCTCCATACGCCGGGGCATTCACCTGGCAGCGTGAGCTTTTTGTGCGGCAAGGATCTTTTTTCCGGGGATGTGCTATTTCGTCAAGGCGTCGGTCGTACGGACCTGCCTGGCGGTCGGGAACGTGACTTGTATGACTCGATCCAGAATAAATTGTTCCTGCTTGGAGATGACGTTACCGTGTATTCCGGTCACGGCCCGAAAACATCCATCGGCTATGAAAAAGCCAATAATCCGTATATTCGGTAA
- the yyaC gene encoding spore protease YyaC, with the protein MSLYNRASASGRSPLDRNVEKTDREGLAPFFREIHDQHTIDKLTFVCIGTDRSSGDSLGPLVGTMLKEQGVPHVIGTLTEPCDADHLVSYLERIPQDHHVIAIDACLGQQGSTGMFLIAREPLTPARSVGLALPSVGHYSVAAIVNERSPKPYWTLQMTSLHLVMTMAAHIANAAACEFGLRAATQDFPDGYRFRY; encoded by the coding sequence GTGTCTTTGTATAATCGAGCTTCCGCATCCGGTCGCTCCCCCTTAGATCGTAATGTAGAAAAAACAGATCGTGAAGGACTCGCACCGTTCTTTCGGGAAATTCATGATCAGCATACTATAGATAAGCTGACCTTTGTTTGTATCGGTACGGATCGCTCGTCAGGTGACTCGCTGGGGCCGCTGGTCGGCACCATGCTTAAGGAGCAGGGGGTTCCACACGTCATTGGCACATTGACGGAGCCGTGTGACGCGGATCATCTGGTTTCGTATCTGGAGCGTATTCCCCAGGATCATCATGTCATCGCCATAGACGCTTGTCTTGGACAGCAGGGATCGACAGGGATGTTTCTTATTGCACGCGAGCCGTTGACTCCGGCCCGCTCCGTTGGATTGGCTCTGCCGTCTGTTGGACATTACAGCGTCGCAGCTATTGTGAACGAGCGTAGCCCCAAGCCCTATTGGACCTTGCAAATGACGTCGCTCCACCTCGTCATGACGATGGCAGCACATATTGCTAACGCTGCGGCTTGTGAGTTTGGGCTAAGAGCAGCCACACAAGATTTCCCAGATGGCTACCGTTTCAGATATTGA